Proteins from a genomic interval of Amycolatopsis sp. cg13:
- a CDS encoding zinc-binding dehydrogenase, giving the protein MVVEVLAAHLPAYTKTVVTGGRGGLLTPLILGPSCIGRVTDVAPDVFHVAPGDVVLDTALLNAGDGDEILVGWVGLGASGSTERTDRMREVWRDGAFAEKALCAKETMVKLPGAENYPDPARLAFLPWLCVAAAGLRTAGPLAGRDVAVLGATGQMGGAAVMLALAEGAATVTAVGRNKVALDRLAELGPRVRTHQLTGDRATDAAAIGPVDIALDALGATPTADATMAAYDSLRVRGTLVLVGGVRQDLTIPYSDFMHRRLTLRGSWMSDDETVTRVWNLVRSGGLDLSAVELLKVGLDDPESALDLAERTSGLSFVALVP; this is encoded by the coding sequence CGTTGATTCTTGGCCCTTCCTGCATCGGACGCGTGACCGACGTAGCGCCGGACGTTTTCCATGTCGCGCCCGGCGACGTCGTGCTGGACACGGCGCTGCTCAACGCGGGCGACGGCGACGAGATCCTGGTCGGCTGGGTCGGCCTCGGCGCTTCCGGCAGCACCGAACGCACGGACCGCATGCGGGAGGTGTGGCGTGACGGTGCTTTCGCGGAGAAAGCGTTGTGCGCCAAGGAAACCATGGTCAAACTGCCCGGTGCCGAGAATTACCCCGACCCGGCGCGGCTGGCGTTTCTGCCGTGGCTTTGCGTTGCCGCTGCGGGACTGCGCACGGCAGGTCCGCTGGCCGGGCGCGATGTCGCGGTGCTCGGCGCGACCGGCCAGATGGGCGGCGCGGCGGTGATGCTGGCGCTGGCCGAAGGCGCGGCGACGGTGACGGCGGTGGGCCGCAACAAGGTCGCGCTCGACCGGCTGGCCGAACTCGGTCCGCGCGTGCGTACCCATCAGCTGACCGGCGATCGCGCGACGGACGCGGCGGCGATCGGCCCGGTGGACATCGCCCTCGACGCTCTAGGTGCCACGCCCACGGCCGACGCGACGATGGCCGCCTACGACAGCCTGCGCGTGCGCGGCACGCTGGTGCTCGTCGGTGGCGTACGCCAGGACCTGACCATTCCGTACAGCGACTTCATGCACCGCAGGCTGACCTTGCGCGGCTCGTGGATGAGCGACGACGAGACGGTGACGAGGGTGTGGAACTTGGTCCGCTCAGGCGGGCTGGACCTCTCCGCGGTGGAGCTGCTGAAGGTGGGCCTCGACGACCCGGAAAGCGCGCTTGACCTGGCGGAACGTACTTCTGGGCTGAGCTTTGTCGCCCTGGTGCCTTAG
- a CDS encoding pyridoxamine 5'-phosphate oxidase family protein, producing the protein MSRRDQIRMTPDEVQAYLAEQKVINVASVGPKGRPHLTALWYYPHEGGVATWTYGTSQKAKNLRRLPEATVLIESGDAYDQLRGLSFEADVEFVEDTDQVTAMGIALMMRYSGAEPGAPVPDELRTFIERQAPKRLGLILRPTKIASWDHSKLGGTY; encoded by the coding sequence ATGTCCCGTCGCGACCAGATCCGGATGACTCCGGACGAGGTGCAGGCCTACCTGGCCGAGCAGAAGGTCATCAACGTGGCCTCGGTCGGCCCGAAGGGCAGGCCGCACCTCACCGCCCTCTGGTACTACCCGCACGAGGGCGGGGTCGCGACGTGGACGTATGGCACCTCGCAGAAGGCGAAAAACCTGCGACGGCTGCCCGAGGCGACCGTGCTGATCGAAAGCGGCGACGCGTACGACCAGCTGCGCGGGCTTTCGTTCGAGGCCGATGTCGAGTTCGTCGAAGACACCGACCAGGTCACGGCGATGGGGATCGCGCTGATGATGCGCTACTCCGGAGCCGAGCCAGGCGCGCCGGTGCCCGACGAGCTGCGGACCTTCATCGAACGGCAGGCCCCGAAGCGGCTCGGGCTGATCCTGCGTCCGACGAAGATCGCGAGCTGGGACCACTCGAAACTCGGCGGCACCTACTAA
- a CDS encoding SDR family oxidoreductase: MAQKQVDGKVVLITGAARGIGAGLAERLAARGAKVALVGLEAAEQEAVAKRIGPSAKSWEADVTSWDDLERVTEGVVEHFGGIDIVIANAGIATAGFVRSVDRAAFERVIEVDLLGVWRTFRVTLPHVIERRGYLLGISSLAAITHAPGMANYAAAKAGVEAFCNSLRAEVAHLGVKVGVAHPTWIRTDLVESADAHPVFGKLRSGMPGLLGKTYPLDVALDDLEAGILRRARTIHVPRWVGGLKLLRSFLPPIVELGARTRVPAADRAALKDVEERGAFESSVNGHGGRAATKRN, encoded by the coding sequence GTGGCTCAGAAGCAGGTCGACGGCAAGGTCGTGCTCATCACCGGAGCCGCTCGCGGGATCGGAGCCGGCCTGGCCGAGCGGCTCGCCGCGCGCGGAGCCAAGGTCGCGCTCGTCGGGCTCGAAGCCGCCGAGCAGGAGGCGGTCGCCAAGCGGATCGGGCCGAGCGCCAAGTCCTGGGAAGCCGACGTGACCAGCTGGGACGACCTCGAACGCGTCACCGAGGGCGTGGTCGAGCACTTCGGCGGCATCGACATCGTCATCGCCAACGCGGGCATCGCGACCGCCGGTTTCGTGCGCTCGGTGGACCGCGCCGCGTTCGAGCGGGTGATCGAGGTCGACCTGCTCGGCGTGTGGCGCACGTTCCGCGTCACGCTCCCGCACGTGATCGAACGCCGCGGCTACCTGCTCGGCATTTCCTCGCTCGCCGCGATCACGCACGCGCCCGGCATGGCGAACTACGCCGCGGCGAAGGCGGGCGTCGAGGCGTTCTGCAACAGCCTCCGCGCGGAGGTCGCGCACCTCGGCGTGAAGGTCGGCGTCGCGCACCCGACCTGGATCCGCACCGACCTCGTCGAAAGCGCCGACGCGCACCCGGTGTTCGGCAAGCTGCGTTCCGGCATGCCCGGCCTGCTCGGCAAGACCTACCCGCTGGACGTGGCGCTCGACGACCTGGAGGCCGGGATTCTGCGCCGCGCCAGGACGATCCACGTGCCACGCTGGGTCGGCGGCCTGAAGCTGCTGCGCTCGTTCCTGCCGCCGATCGTCGAACTCGGCGCGCGGACCCGGGTGCCGGCGGCAGACCGGGCCGCGCTGAAGGACGTCGAGGAGCGCGGCGCGTTCGAGTCGTCGGTCAACGGCCACGGCGGGCGCGCGGCCACCAAGCGCAACTGA
- a CDS encoding aldo/keto reductase: MTKLGTTELDIHGLNLGCNVFGNTVDEPASFTVLDAYTAAGGNFLDTANTYGGGGGSETIIGNWFAKRGRRDDIVLATKVGMGDQRPGLSAKNIATSVEESLRRLQTDHIDLYYAHVDDLDTPQEETLAAFDQLVRDGKVRYIAASNYEPDRLASALSISDQNGLARYAALQPHYNLVERDYERELAPLVARENLVTLPYFGLAKGFLTGKYRSKDEPGDSPRAPRALEYLDARGERVLAALDDVAAAHNASVASVSLAWLRQQPTVAAPIASARTPEQLVDLLASVELDLTDAELTALGEASN; the protein is encoded by the coding sequence ATGACCAAGCTCGGTACTACGGAACTGGACATCCACGGCCTCAACCTCGGCTGCAACGTCTTCGGCAACACCGTGGACGAACCCGCGTCCTTCACTGTTCTCGACGCGTACACCGCGGCCGGCGGCAACTTCCTCGACACGGCCAACACCTACGGCGGCGGTGGCGGTTCCGAAACGATCATCGGCAACTGGTTCGCCAAGCGCGGCCGTCGCGACGACATCGTCCTCGCCACCAAGGTCGGCATGGGGGACCAGCGGCCCGGCCTTTCCGCGAAGAACATCGCCACGTCGGTCGAGGAATCGTTGCGGCGCCTGCAAACCGACCACATCGATCTGTACTACGCACACGTGGACGATCTCGACACTCCGCAAGAAGAAACCCTCGCCGCGTTCGACCAGCTCGTGCGCGACGGCAAGGTCCGCTACATCGCGGCGTCCAACTACGAACCGGACCGGCTCGCGTCCGCACTGTCCATTTCGGACCAGAACGGCCTCGCCCGGTACGCGGCCCTGCAACCGCATTACAACCTGGTCGAGCGCGACTACGAGCGGGAGCTGGCCCCGCTCGTCGCCCGCGAAAACCTGGTCACGCTGCCGTATTTCGGGCTGGCCAAGGGATTCCTCACCGGCAAGTACCGCTCGAAGGACGAGCCGGGCGACTCCCCGCGTGCTCCGCGGGCGCTGGAATACCTCGACGCCCGCGGCGAACGGGTGCTCGCCGCGCTGGACGACGTGGCCGCCGCGCACAACGCCTCGGTCGCCAGCGTCTCGCTCGCTTGGCTCCGTCAGCAGCCGACCGTCGCCGCGCCGATCGCCAGCGCGCGGACCCCGGAGCAGCTCGTTGACCTGCTCGCTTCGGTCGAGCTGGACCTGACCGACGCTGAACTCACCGCTTTGGGCGAAGCGTCGAACTGA
- a CDS encoding LLM class F420-dependent oxidoreductase yields the protein MAIELGKLGVWRMSTAVDGTFAAEVEKLGYGTVWLGGSPGGDLAIVDELLAATERIKVATGIVNIWADAPEDIARAFRRIEDKHPGRFVLGVGAGHREHTQEYKKPYAALVEYLDALDAAGVPKESRALAALGPKVLELARDRTAAAHPYLTTPEHTRAAREIVGTGALLAPEQKVVFDTDPERARETGRKTVQFYLGLSNYTANLRKYGFSEEDIAGKGSDRLIDALAVHGDGKALAKGLQAHLDAGADHVSVQSLDDDPFPAYRAIAAELL from the coding sequence ATGGCTATCGAACTGGGCAAGCTAGGCGTTTGGCGGATGTCGACCGCGGTGGACGGCACGTTCGCCGCGGAGGTGGAGAAACTGGGCTACGGCACGGTCTGGCTCGGCGGTTCCCCCGGCGGCGACCTGGCGATCGTCGACGAACTGCTGGCCGCGACCGAGCGGATCAAGGTCGCCACCGGCATCGTGAACATCTGGGCCGACGCGCCCGAGGACATCGCACGGGCGTTCCGCCGCATCGAGGACAAGCACCCGGGCCGGTTCGTGCTCGGCGTCGGCGCGGGCCACCGCGAGCACACGCAGGAGTACAAGAAGCCGTACGCGGCGCTGGTCGAATACCTGGACGCGCTCGACGCGGCCGGAGTGCCCAAGGAGTCGCGCGCGCTGGCCGCCCTCGGCCCGAAGGTGCTCGAACTCGCCCGCGACCGCACCGCCGCCGCGCACCCGTACCTGACCACCCCGGAACACACCCGGGCCGCGCGCGAGATCGTCGGCACCGGAGCACTGCTCGCGCCCGAGCAGAAGGTTGTCTTCGACACCGACCCGGAGCGGGCGCGCGAGACCGGCCGCAAGACCGTGCAGTTCTACCTCGGGTTGTCCAACTACACCGCGAACCTGCGCAAGTACGGCTTCTCCGAGGAGGACATCGCCGGGAAGGGCAGCGACCGCCTGATCGACGCGCTCGCGGTCCACGGGGACGGAAAAGCGCTGGCCAAGGGCCTGCAGGCGCACCTCGACGCGGGGGCGGACCACGTCAGCGTGCAGTCGCTGGACGACGATCCGTTCCCCGCCTACCGGGCCATCGCGGCGGAGTTGCTCTGA
- the fbaA gene encoding class II fructose-bisphosphate aldolase has translation MPIATPEVYAEMLDRAKANEFAYPAINVTSSETVNAAIRGFAEAESDGIIQFSTGGAEFASGQKVKDMVVGATALAEFAQVVAAKYDVNVALHTDHCPKDKLDGFVRPLIEISAERVRNGGLPLFQSHMWDGSAIDLDENLEIAQELLAKAAAAKIILEVEIGVVGGEEDGVEAEINEKLYTAEGDFLKTIDALGAGEKGRYLLAATFGNVHGVYKPGNVKLRPDVLKGGQEAAAKKLGLDAGSKPFDLVFHGGSGSLPEEIREAVSYGVVKMNVDTDTQYAFTRPIADHFFKNYDGVLKIDGEVGNKKVYDPRSYLKAAEAGMAARVVEATQALGSAGQKLG, from the coding sequence ATGCCCATCGCCACCCCCGAGGTGTACGCGGAGATGCTCGACCGGGCGAAGGCGAACGAGTTCGCCTACCCGGCCATCAACGTGACCTCGTCGGAAACCGTGAACGCCGCGATCCGCGGGTTCGCCGAGGCGGAGAGCGACGGGATCATCCAGTTCTCCACCGGCGGCGCGGAGTTCGCGTCCGGGCAGAAGGTGAAGGACATGGTTGTCGGCGCGACCGCGCTGGCCGAGTTCGCTCAGGTGGTCGCGGCGAAGTACGACGTCAACGTCGCGCTGCACACCGACCACTGCCCGAAGGACAAGCTGGACGGCTTCGTCCGCCCGCTGATCGAGATCTCCGCCGAGCGCGTCCGCAATGGCGGGCTGCCGCTGTTCCAGTCCCACATGTGGGACGGTTCGGCCATCGACCTGGACGAGAACCTGGAGATCGCGCAGGAACTGCTCGCCAAGGCCGCGGCGGCGAAGATCATCCTCGAGGTCGAAATCGGCGTGGTCGGCGGCGAGGAAGACGGCGTCGAGGCGGAGATCAACGAGAAGCTGTACACCGCCGAGGGCGACTTCCTGAAGACGATCGACGCGCTCGGCGCCGGGGAGAAGGGCCGCTACCTGCTGGCCGCGACCTTCGGCAACGTGCACGGCGTGTACAAGCCGGGCAACGTGAAGCTCCGCCCGGACGTCCTCAAGGGCGGCCAGGAAGCAGCCGCGAAGAAGCTCGGCCTGGACGCCGGCTCGAAGCCGTTCGATCTCGTCTTCCACGGCGGCTCGGGCTCCCTCCCGGAGGAAATCCGCGAGGCGGTTTCGTATGGCGTGGTGAAGATGAACGTGGACACCGACACGCAGTACGCGTTCACCCGCCCGATCGCGGACCACTTCTTCAAGAACTACGACGGTGTTTTGAAGATTGATGGAGAGGTCGGGAACAAGAAGGTCTACGACCCGCGCAGCTACCTGAAGGCCGCTGAAGCGGGCATGGCTGCCCGGGTGGTCGAGGCTACGCAGGCGCTGGGCTCGGCTGGCCAGAAGCTGGGCTGA
- a CDS encoding MBL fold metallo-hydrolase, with protein MTYTGVVTTGGPADVRETSGLTISKVSVGTIDNNAYLLRCRATGEQLLIDAAADPQTLLALVGDGGLASIVTTHQHWDHWIALAEVAEATGARTYAGRDDVDGIKARIDVPVDDGDTIRVGEVSLTARHLVGHSPGSIALVYRDLEGIPHVFTGDSLFPGGIGNTEKDPARFASLLKDVEEKIFGELPDETWFYPGHGGDSTLGVERPKLAEWRERGW; from the coding sequence ATGACCTACACCGGAGTGGTGACCACCGGCGGCCCCGCTGATGTGCGGGAGACCAGCGGCCTGACCATCTCGAAAGTCTCAGTCGGCACGATCGACAACAACGCGTACCTGCTCCGTTGCCGTGCCACCGGCGAACAACTGCTGATCGACGCGGCCGCGGACCCGCAAACGCTGCTCGCCCTGGTCGGCGACGGCGGTCTCGCGTCGATCGTGACGACGCACCAGCATTGGGATCACTGGATCGCGCTGGCGGAAGTCGCCGAGGCCACCGGCGCCCGTACCTATGCTGGGCGCGACGACGTCGACGGGATCAAGGCCCGCATCGACGTTCCGGTGGATGACGGCGACACCATCCGCGTCGGCGAGGTCTCGTTGACGGCTCGGCATCTTGTCGGTCATTCGCCTGGGAGCATCGCGCTTGTTTACCGGGACCTGGAGGGTATTCCGCACGTCTTTACTGGGGATTCGCTTTTCCCTGGCGGGATTGGGAACACGGAGAAGGATCCGGCTCGTTTCGCTTCGTTGCTCAAAGATGTGGAGGAGAAGATCTTCGGGGAGCTGCCGGACGAGACGTGGTTCTACCCGGGGCATGGCGGCGATTCCACGCTGGGTGTGGAACGCCCGAAGCTCGCCGAGTGGCGTGAACGCGGCTGGTGA
- a CDS encoding alpha-L-fucosidase, translated as MDQAGISRRSVLAAAGAAGLLGLTAAPAHATPAATPWYPSAKFGIFIHWGAYSAAAWGDAKHAAEWYLYAMNVTDPARGTGTRDHHLKTYGADFAYDQFIPRFTARRYDPRSWVRLFEQAGARYFVLTSKHHDGFQLFRNTASDRNSVRMGPGRDLVGELFSAAAHSRLKRGLYYSLGEFYNPALGTPPQNPYTGGEIAYTGYRPVTDYVTQYEHAHLKTLIDHYDPDLLWADGQGYHDFGGGPIFRPRTWDWRSDEILSYYYRNAADRPHPKSVLANDRFEASHADFATVEGDNKKYVLRPDPWEACLNIGKSWGYNENEDPAKIKSSVQLIRLLAEVVSKNGNLLLNIGPREDGTIADWMSSRLLDMGRWLRLNGRAIYGSTPWIRAMDGDLCYTRTRGAFHLIPLHWPGARLLVPGDVPISGRSRIRLLGGHSRPLPWTRTAEGIVIELPRRRTDDFGEEFPAVLSVTDW; from the coding sequence ATGGACCAGGCAGGAATCAGCCGTCGCAGCGTGCTCGCCGCGGCAGGCGCCGCCGGACTGCTCGGGCTCACCGCGGCCCCGGCGCACGCCACCCCCGCCGCCACGCCGTGGTACCCCTCCGCCAAATTCGGCATCTTCATCCACTGGGGCGCCTACTCAGCCGCGGCCTGGGGCGACGCCAAACACGCCGCGGAGTGGTACCTGTACGCCATGAACGTCACGGACCCCGCGCGCGGCACCGGTACCCGTGACCACCACCTGAAAACCTACGGCGCGGACTTCGCGTACGACCAGTTCATCCCGCGCTTCACCGCCCGCCGCTACGACCCGCGCTCCTGGGTGCGCCTGTTCGAACAAGCCGGAGCCCGGTATTTCGTCCTGACTTCCAAACACCACGACGGTTTCCAGCTGTTCCGCAACACCGCTTCCGACCGCAATTCCGTCCGTATGGGCCCAGGCCGCGACCTGGTCGGCGAACTCTTCTCAGCAGCCGCCCACTCCCGCCTCAAACGCGGTCTCTACTACTCACTGGGCGAGTTCTACAACCCCGCGCTCGGCACCCCACCTCAAAACCCGTACACCGGCGGGGAAATTGCCTACACCGGCTACCGCCCAGTCACCGACTACGTAACCCAATACGAACACGCACACCTGAAAACCCTGATCGACCACTACGACCCCGACCTCCTATGGGCAGACGGCCAGGGCTACCACGACTTCGGCGGCGGCCCGATCTTCCGCCCGAGGACGTGGGACTGGCGCAGTGACGAAATCCTGTCCTACTACTACCGGAATGCCGCCGACCGACCGCACCCGAAGAGCGTCCTGGCAAACGACCGCTTCGAGGCTTCGCACGCGGATTTCGCTACCGTGGAAGGAGATAACAAGAAATACGTCCTGCGTCCGGATCCGTGGGAAGCTTGCCTGAACATCGGAAAGTCCTGGGGTTACAACGAAAATGAGGACCCAGCGAAGATCAAATCCTCCGTGCAGCTGATCCGCCTGCTGGCCGAAGTGGTGAGCAAGAACGGAAACCTGCTGCTCAACATCGGCCCCCGAGAGGACGGCACGATCGCGGACTGGATGAGCTCGCGCCTGCTGGACATGGGCCGCTGGCTCCGCCTGAACGGCCGCGCGATCTACGGTTCGACGCCATGGATTAGAGCGATGGACGGCGACCTCTGCTACACCCGAACGCGCGGCGCGTTCCACCTGATCCCACTGCATTGGCCCGGCGCGCGGCTTCTCGTGCCGGGGGATGTTCCGATCAGTGGTCGGTCACGAATCCGTTTGCTGGGCGGGCATTCCCGGCCGCTGCCGTGGACCCGCACGGCGGAGGGGATCGTGATCGAGTTGCCGCGGCGTCGGACGGACGACTTCGGGGAAGAGTTCCCGGCGGTGCTCTCGGTGACGGATTGGTGA
- a CDS encoding DUF3151 domain-containing protein, with the protein MTHNLLGPEPTLLPEHTDAQAALDSGTDPSAVAAEHPDYSEAWAALAERALADGETVAAYAYARTGYHRGLDQLRRAGWKGFGPVPWAHRPNQGFLRALAVLGTAAGRIGESEEYERCKTFLADSDPAAAEATGLK; encoded by the coding sequence ATGACGCACAACCTGCTGGGCCCCGAGCCCACGCTGCTGCCCGAGCACACCGACGCGCAGGCCGCGCTCGACTCCGGGACGGACCCGTCCGCCGTGGCCGCCGAACACCCCGACTACAGCGAGGCCTGGGCCGCGCTCGCCGAACGCGCGCTCGCCGACGGCGAGACCGTCGCCGCGTACGCCTACGCCCGCACCGGCTACCACCGCGGCCTCGACCAGCTGCGCCGCGCCGGCTGGAAGGGCTTCGGCCCGGTGCCGTGGGCGCACCGGCCGAACCAGGGTTTCCTGCGCGCGCTCGCCGTGCTCGGCACGGCCGCCGGGCGCATCGGCGAATCCGAGGAGTACGAGCGCTGCAAGACGTTCCTCGCCGACTCCGACCCGGCGGCGGCCGAGGCGACCGGTCTGAAGTGA
- a CDS encoding helix-turn-helix domain-containing protein — translation MRGTAMLTPRIRTLGTALREARVDARFGLRELARRVGTNPALVSNWELGQRVPALEDVAGILGALGVVGAEKQRILQLARGTAEPGWVARGKQSDPDHLGGLLACERAATSVVEWQPLLLPGLLQIPDYARALFLADGLPVQDAERQAEIRMMRRPLVVGPGAIPCEVLLGEAALRNPIGGPSTMARQLRFLADLMATSAKLSVRVVPASKGGHSGLAGRFCVYYVEVGDPIVYFEHQHSGAFLLDEGNDTYCEVADRIRDFSLDSRASAAFVQRTAQEFREIAQGKKQEGPRNMLG, via the coding sequence ATGCGAGGCACGGCCATGCTCACCCCCCGGATCCGCACCCTCGGCACCGCACTGCGCGAGGCCAGGGTCGACGCCCGTTTCGGACTGCGCGAACTCGCCCGGCGAGTCGGCACCAATCCCGCTCTGGTGTCGAACTGGGAGCTGGGACAACGGGTTCCCGCGCTCGAGGACGTCGCGGGCATCCTCGGCGCGCTCGGCGTCGTGGGCGCGGAGAAACAGCGGATCCTGCAACTGGCGCGCGGCACCGCCGAACCGGGCTGGGTCGCCCGAGGCAAACAGTCCGACCCAGACCACCTCGGCGGGCTGCTCGCCTGCGAACGCGCCGCGACGTCGGTCGTCGAATGGCAGCCGCTGCTCCTGCCGGGGCTGCTGCAGATCCCGGATTACGCACGGGCGTTGTTCCTCGCCGACGGATTGCCGGTGCAGGACGCGGAACGCCAGGCGGAGATCCGGATGATGCGCAGGCCGCTGGTGGTCGGCCCCGGCGCGATCCCGTGCGAGGTGCTGCTGGGCGAGGCGGCATTGCGCAATCCGATCGGCGGGCCCTCGACGATGGCCCGGCAGCTGCGTTTTCTCGCCGACCTGATGGCGACGTCGGCGAAGCTGTCGGTCCGCGTCGTGCCCGCCAGCAAGGGCGGGCATTCGGGCCTGGCCGGTCGGTTTTGCGTGTACTACGTGGAGGTCGGCGACCCGATCGTCTACTTCGAGCATCAGCACTCGGGGGCCTTCCTCCTCGACGAGGGGAACGACACCTACTGCGAGGTCGCGGACCGGATCCGCGATTTCTCCCTGGACTCCCGCGCGTCGGCGGCGTTCGTGCAGCGCACCGCGCAGGAGTTCAGGGAGATCGCGCAGGGGAAAAAGCAGGAGGGGCCTAGGAATATGCTCGGTTAG
- a CDS encoding GNAT family N-acetyltransferase, with product MPRAEIRPARDDELPAVAALRWRWVADQGGPLHRARADFVREFADWARAHAETHRCLVAVRDEHVLGMAFLALTPRVPTPHDFSRVCGDVQCVYVLPEARDSGVGGLLIEATLRLAAEFGLERVTVHSSDRAIPAYLRHGFSVSKNLLQSELRIAVDVPANRAYS from the coding sequence GTGCCGCGCGCCGAGATCCGACCAGCCCGCGACGACGAACTCCCCGCCGTCGCCGCGTTGCGCTGGCGGTGGGTTGCCGACCAAGGCGGTCCGTTGCACCGTGCTCGGGCCGATTTCGTCCGCGAGTTCGCCGACTGGGCCCGCGCGCACGCCGAAACGCATCGCTGTCTGGTCGCGGTGCGGGACGAGCACGTGCTCGGCATGGCCTTCCTCGCCCTGACCCCCAGAGTGCCGACACCGCACGACTTTTCGCGGGTCTGCGGCGACGTGCAATGCGTGTACGTCCTGCCGGAAGCGCGTGACAGCGGCGTCGGCGGGCTTCTGATCGAGGCGACGCTACGGCTCGCCGCGGAGTTCGGGCTGGAACGAGTGACCGTGCATTCCTCGGATCGCGCGATCCCGGCGTACCTGCGACACGGGTTTTCGGTGTCGAAGAACCTGCTGCAAAGCGAACTGCGAATCGCGGTCGACGTGCCGGCTAACCGAGCATATTCCTAG
- a CDS encoding GGDEF domain-containing protein: MAVTVVLTVVSTLVFPVSLGQIGILGMLAGLAIAQTEVTRQIERQRRMLSQGPHITVTSVWLLPAALLVPPQLVAALGVIIYVYLAFRSWNGTRPGEAHRVAANATTMILSGFGAALAGHLADGHSVTTVVAGALGYFLVNTALTGLGLYLTDPAKATAESCLGTMDDNLLELATLCVGGLLVMVLSHEPLLSVLVILPLYVLQRSMLIKRLEELATTDQKTQLLNATTWQDGAQREISRAERENGSFGALMIDLDHFKRINDTYGHLAGDDVLKAVAAVVKQETRAHDLVGRFGGEEFVALLPSTSKEDAIVTAERIRQRISELVIPTQTNEGVAVAIENRTASIGVAAFPLDGTSIEEVMAAADAAVYAAKNSGRNRVVGSVAPTRELAAVA, encoded by the coding sequence ATGGCCGTCACGGTGGTGCTCACCGTGGTGAGCACGCTGGTGTTCCCGGTCAGCCTCGGCCAGATCGGGATCCTCGGCATGCTGGCCGGCCTGGCGATCGCGCAGACCGAGGTCACGCGGCAGATCGAGCGGCAGCGCCGGATGTTGAGCCAGGGCCCGCACATCACCGTGACCTCGGTGTGGCTGCTTCCGGCGGCGCTGCTGGTGCCGCCGCAGCTGGTGGCCGCGCTGGGCGTGATCATCTACGTCTACCTGGCGTTCCGCAGCTGGAACGGCACGCGCCCCGGTGAGGCGCACCGCGTCGCGGCCAACGCGACCACGATGATCCTGTCCGGCTTCGGCGCCGCGCTGGCCGGACACCTCGCGGACGGCCACAGCGTCACCACCGTGGTGGCGGGCGCGCTCGGGTATTTCCTGGTCAACACCGCACTGACCGGCCTTGGTCTGTACCTGACCGACCCGGCGAAGGCGACCGCCGAATCCTGCCTCGGCACGATGGACGACAACCTGCTGGAGCTGGCGACCCTGTGCGTCGGCGGGCTGCTCGTGATGGTGCTGAGCCACGAACCGCTGCTGTCGGTGCTGGTGATCCTGCCGCTGTACGTGCTGCAGCGCTCGATGCTGATCAAGCGGCTCGAGGAACTCGCGACCACGGATCAGAAGACGCAGCTGCTCAACGCCACCACCTGGCAGGACGGCGCGCAGCGCGAGATTTCCCGTGCCGAGCGCGAGAACGGCAGCTTCGGTGCGCTGATGATCGACCTCGACCACTTCAAACGGATCAACGACACCTACGGCCACCTCGCGGGCGATGACGTGCTCAAAGCCGTTGCCGCGGTGGTGAAACAGGAGACGCGGGCGCACGACCTCGTCGGCCGGTTCGGCGGTGAGGAGTTTGTCGCGCTGCTGCCGTCGACGTCGAAAGAGGACGCGATTGTCACGGCGGAACGCATCCGGCAGCGCATCAGCGAGCTGGTGATTCCCACGCAGACCAACGAGGGCGTGGCAGTCGCGATCGAGAACCGGACGGCGTCGATCGGGGTGGCGGCGTTCCCGCTGGACGGGACAAGCATCGAGGAAGTGATGGCCGCGGCCGACGCCGCGGTCTATGCGGCGAAGAACAGCGGCCGCAACCGGGTCGTCGGCTCGGTCGCACCGACCCGGGAACTCGCGGCAGTCGCCTGA